GGCAACGTCGGCAACAAGCGGCGCGACGAGAACTTCGCGCAGATCGTGCGCGTCGCGGCCGACCACGACAAGCCGGTGCGCATCGGCGTCAACTGGGGCTCGCTCGACCAGGACCTGCTCACGGCGATGATGAACGCGAACGCCGCGAGCGACGCCCCGTTAGGCGCAAAGGAGGTCTACATGGAGGCGATGCTCGAGAGCGCCCTCCGCTCGGCCGCGCTGGCCGAGGAGTGCGGGCTCGGGCACGACCGGATCATCATCTCGGCCAAGGTGTCGGTCGTGCCCGACCTGGTCGAGGTGTACCGCCGCCTCGCCGGCCGCTGCGACTACCCGCTGCACCTCGGCCTCACCGAGGCGGGGATGGGGAGCAAGGGGATCGTCGCCTCGGCCGCGGGGCTCTCGATCCTGCTGGCCGACGGGATCGGCGACACGATCCGCGTCTCGCTCACGCCCAAGCCCGGCGGCGACCGCACCGAGGAGGTCTACGTCGCGCAGCAGGTGCTGCAGTCGTTAGGCCTGCGCAGCTTCGCGCCGCAGGTGACGGCGTGCCCGGGGTGCGGGCGCACGACGTCGACGTTCTTCCAGCACATGGCCGAGGACATCCAGGGCTACCTGCGCGACCGGATGCCGGCCTGGAAGCGCGCGCACCCGGGCGTGGTGGACATGAAGGTCGCGGTCATGGGGTGCGTCGTGAACGGGCC
The Gemmatimonadetes bacterium T265 genome window above contains:
- the ispG gene encoding 4-hydroxy-3-methylbut-2-en-1-yl diphosphate synthase (flavodoxin) produces the protein MRTVPVGSAHPVVVQSMTNTDTADAAATAAQVAALYQAGSQIVRVTVNNDEAARAVPELRRRLDDLGLDVPLVGDFHYNGHLLLTKYPGAAAALDKYRINPGNVGNKRRDENFAQIVRVAADHDKPVRIGVNWGSLDQDLLTAMMNANAASDAPLGAKEVYMEAMLESALRSAALAEECGLGHDRIIISAKVSVVPDLVEVYRRLAGRCDYPLHLGLTEAGMGSKGIVASAAGLSILLADGIGDTIRVSLTPKPGGDRTEEVYVAQQVLQSLGLRSFAPQVTACPGCGRTTSTFFQHMAEDIQGYLRDRMPAWKRAHPGVVDMKVAVMGCVVNGPGESKHANIGISLPGTFEEPVAPVYVDGRLATTLRGDRIVEEFLGILDEYVARTYPAERELAGV